A window of Costertonia aggregata contains these coding sequences:
- the tssO gene encoding type VI secretion system TssO: MEILNKKERVSSFLLFLLMFVVTIGIIFVAVFFSYKLPWKENEILRAENKKIQFEFQYQKKFMQELEKIDVLIDSLDKVDEGYFFLEQSINAELINIKSDIPKDSLEDNGMYENLILTYKKLMDSKRDLKQVENAKNEIDDLNEKLRDYENDIKQLERALELSRRLNN; this comes from the coding sequence ATGGAAATTTTGAACAAAAAAGAAAGGGTATCTTCCTTTCTGTTATTTTTATTGATGTTCGTTGTTACGATAGGTATCATTTTCGTTGCCGTTTTCTTCAGTTATAAACTACCCTGGAAAGAAAACGAGATATTACGGGCAGAGAACAAAAAAATACAGTTTGAATTTCAATACCAGAAAAAATTCATGCAAGAATTGGAAAAAATAGATGTCCTTATCGACTCGTTGGATAAAGTGGATGAAGGCTATTTCTTTTTGGAACAATCCATAAATGCGGAGCTGATAAACATCAAGAGCGATATCCCCAAAGATTCATTGGAGGACAATGGTATGTACGAGAATCTCATATTGACCTATAAGAAATTAATGGACTCCAAGAGGGATTTAAAACAGGTTGAAAATGCCAAGAATGAAATTGATGACCTTAACGAGAAGCTACGCGACTACGAAAATGACATCAAACAATTAGAGAGAGCTTTAGAG
- a CDS encoding TssN family type VI secretion system protein, with product MLRSYLKNLISFEALVPFAIIVVLVVLVLTLLGSKTPSYRPKRKKFYLYLFVGVLIVGIVTAILFNLKQTAIVLRYFSLMGAMLILGGLHVFFFHTVFKRFNSLNNFKEILFAIIASLVLMVPIIMITAYFNDLNYLGYYFVIICAFVVPTSFFILFNYAVSIPTRLYSKWYYPFGKKYETPKHYELSNMIVLNFLFYKNTKEDHITSFKAKAPKNMDFGRLFFFFINDYNDKKSKSKIEISEDNGDPYGWYFYTKPKWYGASRHIDSELTVEQNNLVDGDIIVCQRI from the coding sequence ATGTTGAGAAGCTACCTAAAAAATCTCATAAGTTTTGAAGCATTGGTTCCCTTTGCCATTATCGTGGTGTTGGTGGTGTTGGTACTCACTTTGCTCGGTTCAAAAACACCGAGTTACAGGCCAAAGCGCAAGAAATTTTACTTATATCTATTTGTGGGTGTTTTAATTGTTGGCATTGTAACCGCAATACTTTTCAACCTAAAACAGACCGCAATCGTATTACGCTACTTTTCGTTAATGGGAGCGATGCTTATATTAGGTGGGCTACATGTATTTTTCTTTCATACCGTGTTCAAGAGGTTCAATAGTCTTAACAATTTTAAAGAAATACTTTTTGCCATCATAGCCTCATTGGTGCTCATGGTGCCCATAATTATGATAACCGCATATTTTAACGACCTAAATTATTTGGGATACTATTTCGTGATTATCTGTGCTTTTGTCGTGCCGACTTCATTCTTTATTTTGTTCAATTATGCAGTTTCAATACCCACAAGACTATACTCAAAGTGGTATTATCCATTTGGTAAAAAGTATGAAACTCCAAAACATTATGAGCTGAGCAATATGATTGTTCTCAACTTCTTATTCTACAAGAATACAAAAGAGGACCATATTACAAGTTTTAAGGCCAAGGCACCAAAAAATATGGATTTTGGCAGACTTTTCTTTTTCTTTATAAATGATTACAATGACAAAAAATCAAAAAGTAAGATAGAAATCTCGGAAGATAACGGTGATCCTTATGGTTGGTATTTTTATACAAAACCAAAATGGTACGGAGCATCAAGACATATTGACTCGGAACTCACGGTAGAGCAAAACAACCTTGTAGACGGGGATATCATAGTATGTCAACGTATTTAA
- a CDS encoding C40 family peptidase — MKIKLLFFFVIVLVIACSCKSKDVPDYKYYKNEIVKAKKLQEEKKTVVTTDTSNKNKSYLSKEDKVKFANELGVSEADIMNEKLYHTIDSWLGVPYKWGGNSKKGIDCSAFVQQVYSEVYKKELPRTSIEQFYLDTKAHFKNQEYLKEGDLIFFRLRHKDKVVSHVGIYLQNGKFLGSNSPRGVEIVDLNSNYWQDKYVASSRLLNN, encoded by the coding sequence ATGAAAATAAAACTCTTGTTTTTCTTCGTTATTGTATTGGTTATCGCTTGTTCCTGTAAATCCAAGGATGTACCTGATTATAAATATTACAAAAATGAAATAGTCAAGGCGAAAAAACTTCAGGAAGAAAAGAAAACCGTGGTTACCACCGATACTTCCAATAAAAACAAATCGTACCTGTCCAAAGAGGATAAAGTCAAGTTTGCGAACGAGTTGGGTGTCTCCGAAGCGGATATAATGAATGAAAAACTGTATCATACCATTGATAGCTGGTTAGGCGTGCCCTACAAATGGGGCGGAAACTCAAAAAAGGGAATTGATTGTTCTGCTTTTGTACAACAGGTTTACAGTGAAGTTTATAAAAAAGAATTGCCGAGAACCTCAATAGAACAATTTTATCTCGACACCAAGGCGCATTTTAAAAATCAAGAATATCTTAAAGAAGGCGACCTTATTTTTTTTAGGTTACGGCATAAAGACAAAGTAGTTTCCCATGTAGGCATCTACCTTCAAAACGGTAAGTTTTTAGGGTCTAACTCACCAAGGGGCGTTGAAATCGTTGACCTAAATTCCAACTATTGGCAAGATAAATACGTAGCATCTTCTAGACTTTTGAACAATTAG
- a CDS encoding PKD domain-containing protein, with protein MYHKSIKTHFDRNVFITFLVLFFGGLSLLSFRINDKEDCTGVDFEILTNSYTVEDLIEFKSIDKNGVDWSWDFGDGSTATNRSNVTHQFKTPGLYKVTLSVNGQCKQVREVAISKQRILIDPERIPTIQLPDNIRVGDEVVFSNNSPFAETWQWSFGETTRVDGTDQQERYVFKTPGEKTILLVVNNDRLHEAKQRITVLPKKRSRRQTTNEGVDPIELVLDDQIEDIPVKEVEEEEKRLEEEEANRIEVSSDEIRQMLVGYANRTVDDIAIRNYFCYSSIPVFNKGGSRKTVNQLFNTIRDVKIEFKDLKLVRDSKTGCIKSMTLDLRTKKGLFWKNF; from the coding sequence ATGTACCACAAAAGTATAAAAACCCATTTTGACCGTAACGTGTTTATTACTTTTTTAGTATTATTTTTTGGGGGATTATCGTTGCTATCATTCAGAATTAACGATAAGGAAGATTGCACGGGTGTGGATTTTGAAATATTGACCAATTCTTACACGGTTGAGGATTTGATCGAATTCAAGAGCATTGATAAAAACGGGGTAGACTGGTCTTGGGATTTTGGGGATGGATCTACCGCTACGAACAGATCAAACGTGACGCACCAATTTAAAACACCGGGTTTGTACAAGGTCACTTTATCGGTAAATGGCCAGTGTAAACAAGTACGGGAAGTGGCAATTTCCAAACAGAGGATATTGATAGATCCCGAACGCATTCCCACCATACAACTGCCCGATAATATTAGGGTCGGGGATGAGGTGGTGTTCTCAAATAATTCGCCTTTTGCAGAAACATGGCAATGGAGTTTTGGGGAAACTACTCGGGTAGATGGGACCGACCAACAAGAACGATACGTTTTTAAGACACCTGGGGAGAAAACGATACTTTTGGTCGTTAACAATGATAGATTGCACGAGGCCAAACAAAGAATCACTGTTTTGCCCAAAAAAAGATCCAGAAGGCAAACTACAAACGAGGGCGTCGACCCCATAGAACTGGTCTTGGACGACCAAATTGAAGATATTCCAGTAAAAGAGGTGGAAGAAGAGGAAAAGCGTTTAGAAGAGGAAGAGGCCAATCGTATCGAGGTATCATCGGATGAGATTCGCCAAATGCTTGTAGGATATGCTAACAGGACCGTTGACGATATTGCCATTCGCAATTATTTCTGCTACAGTAGTATCCCGGTATTCAATAAAGGTGGTTCTAGAAAAACGGTAAACCAGTTGTTCAATACGATCAGGGACGTAAAAATAGAATTTAAAGACTTAAAACTTGTTCGTGATTCAAAAACGGGCTGCATAAAAAGTATGACTTTGGATTTACGAACAAAAAAAGGTCTTTTCTGGAAAAACTTCTAA
- the tssD gene encoding type VI secretion system tube protein TssD codes for MSFKAKLKVAGKEHNILHCSYDLNQEVDPTGRPSSVTRGGRIYLTVESNGETSFFEWMTNNFERKDGSIVFVKRDTDATLKELQFEEGYLIKYKESFDATGQNPLTETFVISAKKIGLGSGEHINEWV; via the coding sequence ATGTCTTTTAAAGCAAAATTAAAAGTAGCAGGAAAGGAACACAACATCTTACACTGTTCCTACGATTTGAACCAAGAAGTCGATCCAACGGGAAGACCTTCTTCAGTAACCCGTGGAGGTCGAATTTATTTGACCGTTGAGTCCAATGGTGAGACCAGTTTCTTTGAATGGATGACCAACAACTTCGAGAGAAAGGATGGGTCAATCGTATTCGTAAAAAGAGATACCGACGCAACATTGAAAGAGCTGCAGTTTGAAGAAGGATATCTTATTAAATATAAGGAAAGTTTTGATGCTACGGGTCAAAACCCCTTGACCGAAACTTTCGTGATTTCGGCCAAAAAAATCGGTTTAGGTAGCGGTGAGCATATCAACGAATGGGTATAA
- a CDS encoding DUF5458 family protein: MADTSNKKSTSQLSDKPFVDQIKQKSDDLAKYGGFDLLESAIDEVQNLNPERKARRNMFLNENNKKQERTSLLKTLELWSETLKSGDDIIDMVHAADDKAKESEALLAKNLKTALSETRELETSYRAVALFFKNTDMPSIKNVSIVNAELEQLADLDNTRFFDYIQEELISTYDRLDLRENYSLMVLPGYLGSKSVVDKWAKLAHDNKVTLITDFAHLDEPDDVMEMFESANLASGDMYLSNTIMTCNWLVGRGKNDAVGEEDDVFVPPSGALAGKMYKTLMSQITAGKKHGGLSEVDGVRFDLKKSEIANLENLGLVPMVNEYGKVMAFSGKTLFNGDNLGLQTYSVVRVFDYVAKVLMDFLNRRAFENFDARTRKEIQNQIVRFLDGITGPGKLIENFEIRRFEQDPTQKDRIFVDIRLKPYFPAKNFLIKMDGQKGDDGTEWDTDYEQQ, encoded by the coding sequence ATGGCCGATACTTCCAATAAAAAAAGTACATCCCAATTAAGTGACAAACCTTTTGTAGACCAGATCAAACAAAAATCGGACGACCTTGCCAAATACGGTGGGTTTGATTTGTTGGAATCGGCGATAGACGAAGTTCAAAATTTGAACCCAGAGCGTAAGGCGCGCCGTAACATGTTCTTGAACGAGAACAACAAAAAGCAGGAAAGGACCTCTCTTTTGAAAACACTGGAACTTTGGTCAGAGACCTTAAAATCTGGCGATGATATTATCGATATGGTACATGCTGCCGACGATAAGGCCAAAGAGTCCGAAGCATTATTGGCTAAAAACCTAAAGACGGCTTTAAGTGAGACCCGTGAACTGGAAACCTCGTACAGGGCGGTGGCTTTATTTTTCAAGAATACCGATATGCCTTCCATAAAAAACGTTTCCATTGTAAATGCAGAGTTAGAGCAATTGGCCGATCTGGATAACACTCGCTTTTTTGACTATATTCAAGAAGAGTTGATATCTACCTACGACCGTTTGGATTTGCGTGAGAACTACTCCTTAATGGTACTACCGGGCTATTTGGGGTCAAAATCCGTGGTGGACAAATGGGCGAAATTGGCCCATGACAATAAAGTGACCCTGATAACCGATTTTGCCCATTTGGACGAACCGGACGATGTTATGGAAATGTTCGAGAGCGCCAACTTGGCCAGTGGCGATATGTATTTGTCCAATACGATAATGACCTGTAACTGGTTGGTCGGTAGGGGAAAAAACGATGCTGTTGGGGAAGAGGACGATGTATTTGTACCCCCGTCGGGAGCATTGGCGGGTAAAATGTACAAAACTTTGATGTCGCAGATTACCGCCGGTAAAAAACATGGCGGTCTTAGCGAGGTAGATGGTGTGCGTTTTGACCTTAAAAAGAGTGAAATCGCCAATTTGGAAAACCTAGGTCTGGTACCTATGGTCAACGAATATGGTAAAGTCATGGCCTTTTCGGGAAAAACGCTTTTTAACGGTGATAATTTGGGACTACAGACCTATTCGGTAGTCAGGGTATTTGATTATGTGGCAAAAGTGTTGATGGACTTTTTGAACAGGAGGGCCTTTGAGAATTTTGACGCACGTACCCGTAAAGAAATACAAAACCAGATTGTTCGCTTTTTGGACGGTATCACTGGGCCCGGAAAATTGATCGAGAATTTTGAGATACGTAGGTTTGAACAAGACCCCACCCAAAAGGACCGTATTTTTGTGGATATACGATTAAAGCCTTATTTCCCGGCCAAAAACTTTTTGATCAAGATGGATGGCCAAAAAGGAGACGATGGTACCGAATGGGACACCGACTACGAACAACAATAA
- the tssD gene encoding type VI secretion system tube protein TssD has translation MSFLAKLYVDGVEYNVLHCTYNFEQPIDHTGKPSGKPIGGQITVTLESQGKYDLHHWMAAPEQAKDGTIIFYKRDAMAKLQEVVFKKAYCVSLEEEFDAVDDIPMQKRIIISAQSIQIGDMTFENNWGAE, from the coding sequence ATGTCTTTTCTAGCAAAACTTTATGTTGATGGTGTAGAGTATAATGTACTGCACTGCACCTACAATTTTGAACAGCCCATAGACCATACAGGCAAACCGTCTGGAAAACCAATTGGAGGTCAAATCACGGTTACCTTAGAGTCTCAAGGCAAGTATGACCTTCATCATTGGATGGCCGCACCCGAACAGGCGAAGGACGGAACTATTATTTTTTACAAGCGTGATGCCATGGCAAAACTACAGGAAGTAGTTTTTAAAAAGGCATATTGTGTTAGTTTGGAAGAAGAATTTGATGCAGTAGATGATATTCCCATGCAAAAGCGTATAATCATATCAGCTCAGAGTATACAAATTGGCGATATGACCTTTGAAAATAATTGGGGAGCTGAATAA
- a CDS encoding DUF4138 domain-containing protein, giving the protein MKIKYVPLIFFVGFFFQVYAQEPKRILANESTTISFFFPSPISKVIAPAVNYKFEYDAGTTIGILRARKGPPSNLTVITNQGHIYSFALEFSEKVNDFNFILSPEDALGKTNINKVITKRDIPEKSPTEIDSVASVSLDTIFNIANDSISIAVNDTVTKGDTNGNISENPENNLEKSIPGMEDGDLYDKDREEYYRIFCENNYLQRTIFKRSFRQNKRVVVKLNNILEDREEIYLIMQLENNSKKEYKVNGLGFFLKKDELEPPKIITPLYTFNLQEIIDPESINEVVCVFKKFNLAPKEQLSVVLDEQDGNRTVLLPLDSKQINSPTN; this is encoded by the coding sequence ATGAAAATAAAATATGTTCCCCTTATATTTTTTGTAGGCTTTTTTTTTCAAGTCTATGCACAGGAACCTAAACGGATATTGGCCAACGAGAGTACCACAATTTCCTTTTTTTTTCCTTCACCTATTTCAAAAGTTATAGCACCTGCGGTAAATTATAAATTTGAGTATGACGCCGGTACCACTATCGGTATTTTGAGGGCTAGAAAAGGACCACCCAGTAATCTGACCGTAATCACCAATCAAGGCCATATATATTCATTTGCTTTGGAGTTTTCTGAGAAAGTCAATGATTTCAACTTTATTCTTTCCCCAGAAGATGCTTTGGGAAAGACCAATATCAACAAAGTAATAACAAAAAGGGACATACCTGAAAAAAGCCCTACAGAAATAGATTCTGTAGCTTCTGTTTCATTGGATACCATTTTTAACATAGCAAACGATTCTATCTCTATCGCCGTGAATGATACTGTAACCAAAGGTGATACCAATGGGAATATATCTGAAAACCCAGAGAATAACTTGGAAAAAAGTATCCCGGGAATGGAAGATGGCGACCTTTATGATAAGGATAGGGAGGAATACTATCGTATTTTTTGTGAAAACAATTACCTGCAACGCACCATTTTTAAAAGAAGTTTTAGGCAGAACAAGCGTGTTGTTGTCAAGCTCAATAATATCTTGGAAGATAGGGAAGAAATATATTTGATTATGCAACTGGAGAATAACTCTAAGAAAGAATATAAGGTAAACGGATTGGGTTTTTTTCTTAAGAAAGATGAACTGGAACCACCAAAAATAATAACACCATTATATACGTTTAACCTTCAAGAAATCATAGACCCAGAGAGTATCAATGAAGTCGTATGTGTTTTCAAAAAATTTAATTTGGCTCCTAAAGAGCAGTTGTCCGTGGTCTTGGATGAACAAGACGGTAACAGAACGGTTTTATTGCCCTTGGATAGCAAACAGATAAATTCCCCAACGAATTGA
- a CDS encoding conjugal transfer protein TraO, with amino-acid sequence MRTIFLSLLFNLFSYVLTGQAYTNTVMVSGGIAGNGYGGELTYNNNLNESTFIQIALNVAVDNFTSGEINVPYSSFTASYSYFLTLFSTGRRMQVLSAGLGGLAGYELVNNGDNDLSNIVSVNGESRFIYGAQATAELDIIISERYSLVLKTVQFYHVNSDFGNLTNFSGVGIRYYFNK; translated from the coding sequence TTGAGAACAATATTTTTGTCATTGCTTTTTAACCTGTTTTCATACGTTCTTACAGGGCAGGCCTACACCAACACGGTTATGGTATCCGGTGGCATTGCCGGTAATGGGTATGGTGGGGAGCTTACGTATAACAATAATTTAAATGAAAGTACATTTATACAAATCGCTTTGAACGTGGCAGTGGATAATTTTACATCAGGTGAGATCAATGTGCCGTATTCTAGCTTTACGGCTTCGTACTCCTATTTTCTTACCCTGTTCAGTACGGGTAGGCGTATGCAAGTTTTGAGTGCTGGTCTAGGAGGGTTGGCAGGTTATGAATTGGTGAACAACGGTGATAACGATTTGTCAAACATAGTATCGGTAAACGGGGAAAGCAGATTTATTTACGGAGCGCAAGCTACGGCAGAACTCGATATCATAATTAGCGAGCGTTATTCGCTGGTTTTAAAAACTGTTCAATTTTATCATGTCAACAGTGATTTTGGCAACCTTACTAATTTTTCCGGTGTGGGAATACGGTATTATTTTAATAAATAA
- a CDS encoding Ig-like domain-containing protein, translating into MKRFLYKILYGLTAVLVVLACTKDVGLVTEVEFAISEEYQNQGFVNTGLSTSLSVIPEEILDDYEYFFTYTITNGSGYYENSEGLRLPEGEKIAFDPLSISLNYVGTEPGDHSVRIRAEDTFGFTEETDLDYTISNVPVVWTASSTMSQILLAGSAPINISLSIIENVPGVTYERSYRFQSGSGILLESDGTTGTPNDFIPISPGSYELIFQPDALGTVILDFVLKDSNGQELTATLEINVVEQLTPVTGIEVSPEELMLTAGDNGTLVATILPIDAADTSVLWSSSNDNIATVDNGGVVTAIAEGVAIITATSVSDAAISDTASVTVTNASVPVTGVLVSPPSSGIVLGNTQQLIATITPENATDPSVLWSSSDTAIATVDANGLVTSVSVGTVTITATSVDDSTISDTSEITVTMADVAITGIDVLPNTAEIDLGTNQQLTANITPSNATNPSVIWSSSDTSIATVDNNGLVTSLAVGTVNITATSVENDQVSDTSEIIIILANVSVTGINVTPPSTGIVEGATAQLGAEITPSNATNTGVVWSSSDTSVATVSANGLVTAVSLGSATITATSDENNAISDTSVVTVTALTVPVTGINVTPATTSIVEGATAQLDAEITPSNATNTGVVWSSSDTSVATVSANGLVTAVSVGSATITATSDENNAISDTSVVTVTALTVPVTGINVTPATTSIVEGATAQLDAEITPSNATNTGVVWSSSDTSVATVSASGLVTAVSVGSATITATSDENNAISDTSVVTVTALTVPVTGINVTPATTSIVEGATAQLDAEITPSNATNTGVVWSSSDTSVATVSANGLVTAVSEGAATITATSDENNAISDTSVVTVTTSNIDPTATNDSYTVIENSSGNIFDVLANDNDPDGNNNLLRILSVSNPINGIASIGVGQQTVIYDPNPNFIGNDQIIYTIEDGDGGEATGTINISVIANQPPTITLVDPIVVPTGNFPIDVTFRIASFGDTDGTIVNYEWNFGDTGSPNNVVNTTTDQDVMHTYTNPGMYTITVVVTDNNGATGSDSMTITLEEPQAPDFTFSIDPISEPGDGFDLGANVPITFRITPNAEAIAQGITFSMSFTDTSGSLQPFRYDGTTYIATQSFSVPSGTSSGVYEAPFDCVAVSLEFTVSSNLGLPPISRMVTFDVQGNNPCP; encoded by the coding sequence ATGAAGCGTTTTCTATATAAAATACTCTACGGACTAACCGCTGTATTGGTCGTTTTGGCCTGTACGAAAGATGTAGGCCTTGTGACCGAAGTAGAATTCGCAATATCGGAAGAATATCAGAATCAGGGTTTTGTAAATACCGGCCTTTCAACCTCCTTAAGTGTAATACCTGAAGAAATATTGGATGACTATGAATATTTTTTTACGTATACCATCACCAATGGTTCGGGCTACTACGAAAACAGTGAAGGGTTACGCCTTCCCGAAGGTGAGAAAATAGCATTTGACCCTCTTTCCATATCACTCAATTATGTAGGTACGGAGCCAGGTGACCATTCCGTGCGTATTAGGGCTGAGGATACCTTTGGTTTTACCGAAGAGACTGATCTTGATTACACCATATCCAATGTTCCGGTTGTATGGACGGCCAGTAGTACCATGTCACAAATTTTGTTGGCAGGCTCGGCACCCATCAATATTTCCCTTTCTATCATAGAGAATGTACCGGGAGTCACTTATGAGCGTAGCTACCGCTTTCAATCCGGGTCGGGCATACTTTTAGAGTCAGATGGAACTACTGGTACGCCAAACGATTTTATACCAATATCCCCAGGAAGCTATGAATTGATTTTTCAGCCAGATGCCCTTGGTACCGTAATTTTGGATTTTGTTCTGAAGGATAGTAACGGACAAGAACTTACAGCCACTCTTGAAATCAATGTAGTTGAACAGCTTACCCCTGTCACCGGTATTGAAGTTTCTCCCGAAGAATTGATGTTGACGGCTGGTGATAATGGTACTCTTGTAGCTACAATACTACCTATTGATGCAGCCGATACTAGCGTTTTATGGAGTTCATCTAACGATAATATCGCTACAGTTGATAATGGGGGAGTGGTAACCGCAATTGCTGAGGGCGTCGCTATCATAACCGCCACTTCGGTGAGTGATGCTGCAATAAGTGATACGGCATCCGTGACAGTGACCAATGCTTCCGTTCCCGTCACAGGAGTTTTGGTATCCCCGCCAAGTTCGGGAATCGTATTGGGCAATACCCAACAGCTTATCGCAACCATAACACCTGAAAATGCAACCGATCCCTCTGTGCTATGGAGTTCAAGTGATACGGCAATAGCAACAGTGGACGCTAATGGTTTAGTAACATCCGTATCGGTGGGTACGGTTACGATTACTGCCACCTCGGTAGATGACAGTACGATTAGCGATACATCTGAGATAACCGTAACTATGGCTGATGTTGCCATTACCGGTATAGATGTACTACCAAATACAGCAGAAATAGATTTGGGAACCAATCAACAGCTAACGGCAAATATAACCCCTTCAAATGCTACCAACCCTTCGGTAATATGGAGCTCAAGCGATACTAGTATCGCTACTGTGGATAATAATGGTTTAGTAACATCTTTGGCTGTTGGCACTGTTAACATTACTGCTACTTCCGTGGAAAACGACCAAGTTAGTGACACTTCGGAAATTATTATAATCTTAGCAAATGTCTCGGTGACCGGGATAAACGTCACCCCACCCTCTACGGGCATAGTTGAGGGAGCTACGGCCCAGTTGGGCGCCGAGATAACGCCTTCCAACGCTACGAACACGGGTGTGGTATGGTCATCGAGCGATACGTCGGTCGCCACGGTAAGCGCCAATGGACTGGTCACGGCCGTCTCGTTAGGTAGCGCTACGATAACGGCGACCTCCGACGAGAACAATGCGATAAGCGATACATCGGTCGTTACGGTAACCGCCTTGACAGTTCCGGTGACCGGGATAAACGTTACCCCTGCTACCACAAGTATTGTTGAGGGAGCGACGGCCCAGTTGGACGCCGAGATAACACCGTCCAATGCTACGAACACGGGTGTTGTATGGTCATCGAGCGATACGTCCGTCGCCACGGTAAGCGCCAATGGACTGGTCACGGCCGTCTCGGTAGGTAGCGCTACGATAACGGCGACCTCCGACGAGAACAATGCGATAAGCGATACATCGGTCGTTACGGTAACCGCCTTGACAGTTCCGGTGACCGGGATAAACGTTACCCCTGCTACCACAAGTATTGTTGAGGGAGCGACGGCCCAGTTGGACGCCGAGATAACACCGTCCAATGCTACGAACACGGGTGTTGTATGGTCATCGAGCGATACGTCCGTCGCCACGGTAAGCGCCAGCGGACTGGTCACGGCCGTCTCGGTAGGTAGCGCTACGATAACGGCGACCTCCGATGAGAACAATGCGATAAGCGATACATCGGTCGTTACGGTAACCGCCTTGACCGTTCCGGTGACCGGGATAAACGTTACCCCTGCTACCACAAGTATTGTTGAGGGAGCGACGGCCCAGTTGGACGCCGAGATAACGCCTTCCAATGCTACGAACACAGGTGTGGTATGGTCATCGAGCGATACGTCGGTCGCCACGGTAAGCGCCAATGGACTGGTAACGGCCGTCTCGGAGGGTGCCGCTACGATAACGGCGACCTCCGACGAGAACAATGCGATAAGCGATACATCGGTTGTTACGGTAACAACATCAAATATTGACCCTACTGCTACAAATGACTCATATACGGTAATTGAAAATTCGTCCGGTAATATATTTGATGTTTTGGCCAATGATAACGACCCTGATGGCAACAACAATTTATTAAGGATATTATCGGTATCGAATCCTATAAATGGTATAGCTTCCATAGGAGTGGGACAGCAGACCGTGATCTATGACCCTAATCCTAATTTTATAGGAAATGATCAAATAATCTATACAATAGAAGATGGCGATGGTGGAGAGGCAACGGGTACGATAAACATTTCAGTGATAGCTAACCAGCCCCCAACAATCACCTTGGTTGACCCCATTGTAGTACCAACGGGAAATTTTCCGATAGATGTAACATTTAGAATTGCTTCATTTGGTGATACCGATGGTACAATAGTAAATTATGAATGGAACTTTGGGGATACAGGCTCTCCAAATAATGTAGTTAATACCACTACTGACCAAGACGTAATGCATACCTATACTAATCCAGGGATGTACACTATAACGGTCGTCGTTACCGATAATAATGGTGCTACCGGATCCGATAGTATGACAATAACTCTTGAAGAACCTCAAGCACCAGATTTCACTTTTTCGATTGACCCAATATCTGAGCCAGGAGATGGTTTTGATTTAGGTGCAAATGTTCCGATTACATTTAGGATAACTCCGAATGCTGAGGCTATAGCACAAGGAATAACTTTTAGTATGAGTTTTACGGATACTAGTGGTTCTCTACAGCCTTTTAGATATGATGGTACTACATATATAGCTACACAATCTTTTAGTGTTCCTTCAGGAACCTCCTCAGGTGTCTACGAAGCTCCTTTCGATTGTGTTGCGGTTTCTTTGGAATTTACCGTAAGTTCTAACCTTGGTTTACCTCCCATTTCTAGAATGGTGACATTTGATGTTCAGGGCAACAACCCATGTCCATAA